Proteins co-encoded in one Flavobacteriaceae bacterium MAR_2009_75 genomic window:
- a CDS encoding thiaminase /4-amino-5-aminomethyl-2-methylpyrimidine deaminase translates to MNWSSRTWEQIIPIYQKIIEMPFITELMNGTLPLEKFQFYMLQDAHYLDQFGRALAIIGARTQSLEDSLAFINFAEGAIVVEKALHESYFESYQICEKGSIQPTCHHYGHFLKSTAALQPVEVAIAAVLPCFWIYKKVGDHIYQNQKAIDNPYQKWIETYAGEEFGIITQQAIDISNRISLGCTPIQQQAMTEAFVTASRLEYEFWNSAYILKHW, encoded by the coding sequence ATGAATTGGAGCAGTAGAACTTGGGAGCAGATAATACCGATATATCAAAAAATAATTGAAATGCCTTTCATTACCGAGTTAATGAACGGCACTTTACCCTTGGAAAAGTTTCAATTTTATATGTTGCAAGATGCGCACTACTTAGACCAGTTCGGTCGTGCTTTGGCAATTATAGGAGCAAGAACTCAAAGTCTTGAAGATTCGTTGGCCTTCATCAACTTTGCAGAAGGCGCTATCGTGGTCGAAAAGGCACTTCATGAGTCTTATTTTGAGTCTTATCAAATTTGTGAAAAGGGTAGTATTCAACCTACCTGCCACCACTACGGTCATTTTCTAAAAAGTACTGCGGCCTTGCAACCGGTCGAGGTTGCCATTGCGGCCGTTTTACCCTGTTTCTGGATCTATAAAAAAGTTGGCGACCATATTTATCAGAATCAAAAGGCCATTGATAACCCCTACCAAAAATGGATTGAAACTTATGCAGGGGAAGAGTTTGGGATAATTACACAACAGGCAATCGATATTAGTAATCGTATTTCATTAGGTTGTACCCCAATACAACAACAGGCTATGACAGAAGCCTTCGTAACGGCCAGCAGGTTGGAATATGAATTTTGGAATAGCGCCTATATTTTAAAACACTGGTAA
- a CDS encoding response regulator receiver domain-containing protein, translated as MKILFIEDDQVEMMKMNRAISKLQAKHQLIWAENGYEALSELMSSTRLPDLIILDLNMPRMNGNEFLKSIKQSEVFKYIPVAVLTTSQNREDMVDCYTTGIAGYIVKPLKYEDYVKKIDKILAYWEVNAIVPA; from the coding sequence ATGAAAATACTTTTTATAGAAGATGACCAAGTAGAAATGATGAAGATGAATAGAGCTATCTCTAAACTTCAGGCAAAACATCAACTGATATGGGCTGAAAATGGTTACGAGGCCTTATCAGAATTAATGTCTTCTACTCGCCTACCCGATCTTATCATTTTAGATTTAAATATGCCTCGAATGAACGGTAATGAATTTTTGAAATCCATCAAGCAAAGTGAGGTTTTTAAATATATTCCCGTAGCGGTATTAACCACCTCACAGAATAGAGAAGATATGGTTGATTGCTACACTACTGGCATTGCAGGCTATATAGTAAAACCATTGAAATACGAAGATTATGTCAAAAAGATTGATAAGATACTTGCCTATTGGGAAGTAAATGCCATCGTACCGGCGTAA
- a CDS encoding LytTR family two component transcriptional regulator: protein MNCIIVDDEASARAIVTQLCSKVPDLDIIEQFESAVDAIKFLNQQNVDVVFLDIHMPGFTGVDFVQTLKNPPHIVLTTSDTEFAIEAYEYEAIVDYLVKPITHERFHKSILKLKKVMSRSTQTSDETDESSTPSNDLYVNIDRRLIKLKLNEIQVIEAKGDYIEIKLEKDTYRVHTTLKKIKDKLPEKTFLQIHRSFIINFTKIIDIEDNSVLIGKNVVPISRSNRPELMRRLNLV, encoded by the coding sequence ATGAACTGTATTATTGTCGACGATGAAGCATCTGCAAGGGCTATAGTAACTCAACTTTGCTCTAAGGTACCCGATTTAGATATAATCGAACAATTCGAAAGTGCAGTCGACGCCATTAAATTCTTAAATCAGCAAAACGTCGATGTCGTATTTTTAGACATTCATATGCCCGGGTTTACCGGTGTCGATTTTGTTCAAACCTTAAAGAACCCACCACATATCGTTCTAACCACATCAGACACTGAATTTGCAATTGAAGCCTATGAATATGAGGCAATTGTAGATTATTTGGTAAAACCCATTACTCACGAACGTTTTCATAAATCTATTTTGAAACTTAAAAAAGTAATGAGTAGAAGTACCCAGACCTCTGATGAAACCGATGAGTCTTCTACCCCCAGCAATGATTTGTACGTGAATATTGACCGTAGGTTAATAAAATTGAAGCTTAATGAAATTCAAGTCATTGAGGCCAAAGGCGATTATATTGAAATTAAATTGGAGAAAGACACCTATCGCGTGCACACGACCCTAAAGAAGATTAAAGATAAATTACCCGAAAAAACCTTTCTACAAATACACCGGTCTTTCATTATCAATTTCACTAAAATTATTGATATCGAGGATAACAGTGTACTCATTGGTAAAAATGTGGTGCCTATAAGTCGATCTAATCGCCCAGAACTCATGCGCCGACTCAATTTGGTATAA